DNA from Bacteroidales bacterium:
GGCTTCACTGGTATCGATGCGATCGAAAGAATGCCCTCCGGCAATGTTCTGGTAAATCTCGTATTCAAACTTCTTGTTTTCCGCTTTCAGCGATTTTATCAGATGCTCCACTTCGAGCACGTTCACATCAGCGTCGTTGGTATTGGTATGGATGAGCAGGGGGGTGTTTTTCATTTTGTGCGCGTTCCAGGCCGGCGACCGGCGGCGGTACTCGGCCACATTATCATTGGCCGACTGCCCGATGTGATGATCGGCTTCGTAGAGGTCGCGGTAGGACTGATCTTTGTAACCCATCCTGGCCACAACATCGCTCACCGGCACGCCGGCAAAAGCAGCCTGGTAGTCGGCAGGATGATCAAAAATGTTCATCAAAGCAATCAATCCGCCATGGCTCCAACCAATGATGCCCACGCGATTCTTATCCACAATATCGTAGTTTTCGACCATGTAGTCGCGGCTTGCTTTTACGTCTTCCGTTTCCAGTCCGCCGTAGTCGATATTTTGATAAAAGTCTTTACCATACCCGGTGCTGCCGCGGTATTCGGCAGCTACGATGATGTAGCCCTGCGCAACCAGCTCGCGCACGATGTGCGTGTAATAGGTGGTAAAGTCGCCGTGTACGCCGCCGTGTGGGAAAACAATCAGCGGATATTTCTTGTTGGGATCGGTATTGCGAGGGATAAAAACGTACGACCAAAACTTTATGGGATTGCCTGCGCCCTGAGCCGTGGGGTTCGCCTCTTTCCATCGGGGCGGGCCGGTGATGTAAACTTTATCTACAAAAGCTACGTCGCCAACCCGCTGCATCCACAGCAGGTCGTCGATGTTTTTGTTGAGCACATCAAAACGGTGCTCCATGTCGGAAATCTGGGTATTCAGGCTCTCGATCTGCTTTTGCAAATCAGTGTCGGATTGCGCTTTA
Protein-coding regions in this window:
- a CDS encoding prolyl oligopeptidase family serine peptidase, whose amino-acid sequence is MEHRFDVLNKNIDDLLWMQRVGDVAFVDKVYITGPPRWKEANPTAQGAGNPIKFWSYVFIPRNTDPNKKYPLIVFPHGGVHGDFTTYYTHIVRELVAQGYIIVAAEYRGSTGYGKDFYQNIDYGGLETEDVKASRDYMVENYDIVDKNRVGIIGWSHGGLIALMNIFDHPADYQAAFAGVPVSDVVARMGYKDQSYRDLYEADHHIGQSANDNVAEYRRRSPAWNAHKMKNTPLLIHTNTNDADVNVLEVEHLIKSLKAENKKFEYEIYQNIAGGHSFDRIDTSEANEIRVKIYKFLAKHLSPPSPITNLKQLRQAAYRF